TAATAAGTATAGACAGCTCAGGCCGCATGAAACAAGAGAAAAGTAAATTAACAGCATTAACATTTTATATTTAATCAGGTATCGTAAATTTAAAATGAAACCGTAACAAAACAGTATATTCATTTTGGCTCAAGGTATGCCGTTTCCAAAGGAAATCATGCTTTTGAGTCTATAGTAAAGAGGTTTTTGTTACTTCTTTATGGAAAATTAATATAATAAAAAAGTTAAACCAAGTTTATTAAAATATTATTCGATTGTCAAGAAATCTGAATTGTAAAAACTGTAGACTCATCAAAATTCTAGCTTAATTTATTTTTTGCCTTTTCCATAAATTTTTCCTTTTCTACAATGAAGCGCTCGTGAATGCCCTTTGCTACGATTTCTTTCTCATCCTTCGCTTCAACTTCGAACACAAGGCGTTTTCTGTCAATATCCGTAAGAGCTGTTTTAAACTCTATATGCATGCCCATAGGGGTAGCTGCAATGTGGTCTATATTTACTTTGATGCCTACTGTTGAAAATTCCTCCGGGAGATGCTCTTCCATAAGCTCATAGGATATTTTCTCAAATACCCCTATAAGAGAAACCGTTGAAAACACTTCAAGGCCGCCGCTTCCTACAGCCTTAGCTGTATTGCTCTGATTTACTTCAAGGCTATATTCTTTTTCTATCCCTGTTTTTAATTCAAAATCCATTTGATACCTCCGTCAATTATAGTAAATTTAAAGATAAGCAGCAAGAAAACCGTATCTGCTGTTCCCAAAGGAAACTCGTATTTTTAAGTCTGTTATATGGATAGGCTTTAGTGCTCTCTTCAAAGAGATTTACCATATGCTTTGATAAATTTATTCAATACCGGCAATTTATATTTATTTAAACCTT
This is a stretch of genomic DNA from Anaeropeptidivorans aminofermentans. It encodes these proteins:
- a CDS encoding thioesterase family protein, with the protein product MDFELKTGIEKEYSLEVNQSNTAKAVGSGGLEVFSTVSLIGVFEKISYELMEEHLPEEFSTVGIKVNIDHIAATPMGMHIEFKTALTDIDRKRLVFEVEAKDEKEIVAKGIHERFIVEKEKFMEKAKNKLS